TCAAATCACTAAATATATCTAGAAACTAAAAGTGGTCCGTTGCAATTAATCacggaattggtaaagtattaGTGATCATATCAtttgtaaaaagaaaaacaatcacATGGAGTATAAATCTACACTCTAATTCTAATGATTGCATTGTTACATGATTTACATCATCATCTATAATTCTATACCATAATTACCATTTCATCTAACTGATTTTTCCAATATCTCATCACACATTACATTTAGGAATTAAAAGTCATGTACTCTGACAAGAGGCGATGACGGCGAGCTCCTCCAAGAGGCGGTCGATCTCGCGGCGGAGATCGTCGGTGGGGAGGCGGTGGCGGCAACAAGGGCAAGTATTCCTCTTCTTGAGCCACCACAATATGCAAATCCAATGAAACAAATGGTTGCATGGCAACTCACACACATCTCTCCCTTCCTTCATCTCCTCCCTACATATCACACACTCCTCTCCTCCCTTTACCGCCACCGACGGCagcgccaccaccgccgccgccgcctcctcctccctccCCTCCTTCCCCTCCCCGCCACCGCCGCATCCCATCACGCCCACCAAATTCCAGCACCTTCTCACGGACTCAACGAACTGAACCAGCGCCTCTGAGCTGGTggaggcagaggaggaggagggcgtCGAGGTCTCTGAGCTTCATGTAGGCGGCGGAGGGGCGGCGGTGGGGTTTCGGATGGCGTGGGTGAGGAGGGTGAGGTTGGAGAGGAGGTGGCGGGCGACGAGGAGGGACTTGTGGTGGAGGGAGAGGGATTGGAGGTGGCGGAGAGTGAGGGTGAAGATGGTGGGATAGGAGAGGAGGGACAAGAGGCGGCAGAGGTGGCGCCGAAAGAGGGCGGAGATGGAGTGGGAGAAGTGAGAGAGATGGGGATGAGGGAGAGTGGAGAGAGCGCCCATGAGTATGGCTTCTGTGGAGTTCATGTAATTTGCCATCTTTGCAAACCATGTGCCTCTCTAGTGTGAAATATGCAGTGACTTTTATATGTAAGGGAACAAAAAGGATGTGTGACTATAACAAGAATATTTTATACTTCTTTTTTTTGCCTCTTTTACATGctaaaaaaagaagataacTATAAATGCATGGTTAAAATTTTTTACAgtaatttatagtaatattaGTAAATGATTAGTGCAAACAAAACATGTAATGAATAACATAGGCAATTCACAATAGCATATTGCTTGTATTTGACTATGTCaaatttgattaatttgttTGAAGTACTAAAACCGGTTTTTGGATTATCAAATTGGTTGGTGGAATAAATGCTGGGAAAGTGTAACGGATTCTTGAAGTAGTTAAGTGGCAAAAGatatcaaaaaatattttatagacGAGGAATGTTCTTGAAAGCAAACACCAGATCCAAAGATGTGGATATAATAACCAAAAAAGGGAATGTAAACATGAACCCCACTTCCACAGTCCAGTAAATTTTACAGCCTAACACACTTTCTATTTCATGAATACCATATGGTAGAATTTAACCCCCGTTCGATATGATTATAATTCATGATCAATcgcaaaacaaaaataaaatcaaatatgaaGTGTCCTAGGGAAACAAAATCAAATACGAAGTCATATATTTTATGGCTAACTCTGAAAAATGAAACATGCAATAAAAGGGGAATCTAAGACAGGTCCCGACACCCCTAATGACTCCGACGTGTCACCGAGCAAGCCCCATGATGGGAATCAAATTGTAGTATTTTCCCCATTAGGTTTGATGAacttttttgtgtttttatggACTTATAACTGTTAGCTCACTTGTGTAGATAGTGGCTCGAGAAAAGATGGAGAAATGACAAAGTTCGGGGCAAGAAAAGAAAGCAAAACAACAAGCGTCGTCGGTTGGAGTTCAAGATGCAAGGGCCATGCAGAAAGTTGCTCCTGAAACAATAATGAGGACACGGACCGTATGGTCAGAAGACGAACCACATGGCACATGCAAGATGCCGAGAATCAATTTATCCCTCAATTTAGTTAATGAGGGAACTAGATCGCCTTTTAGTCTCCGTGTAGGTTCGACCCACATGGACACGAACCGTATGGtcagaaaacgtttcatttttaatgggcaTAGGGAGTAGTAAAGTTCACAAAAGTTGTGGACATTCGACAAAAAATTCCACATCTACTTTGCATTATTGAGCATGGCAAGTATGATTAACAAATGATGTGaaaaacaagaagaaaaaaagaaatgggACTTCACAGGTGGTAGAGTAACATGGAAGGGAGTGTCTGGAGATGTTTGATCTTTGTCCTGAACTTTGTGTCCAGTTATACATTTTTCTACTTATCATTCGGATCTGTTTACCAAAACGAAAGGAACaaataacaagaaaaaaaaacaagttgTCTACTCAATGTTTTTACAGGTCCTACAAAGTGTGTATTAGGAAACCAATAATGCAGATTGCACTACACTAACTAGTTACACCTTTCAGCCCTGAACAGTCGCGTTCCAAGCGATCGAGTTGTGGGGAAATGAAACTAAGGTCATAAAAAATCTCTGTAAGACTATATGTTGGTTGGATTTGGTGGTTGTACGTGAACGATTGCAAATACCATTTTGGTGTATCATTAAAGGTTATGCAACAATTGTTGAGAAAAGACATTAATGAAATGGCTAAGTAGGCTGGTACTGATTCAAGCAAAGGACTAACGTGGGACCAGTACCATCATGACTCGAGGCAAAAAGGAAAAAGTTAAGGGGCATTGAACCACTTCTCTTGTTATTGACCTAATGTAATCAACGGAACGGACAGATATATGTGTTTCCATGAGAATCCTAGGTAAAAAGTCTACAGTTTGGGTTTCAACTATTGAAATGTATCTATATGGAAAGCAGCTAGCTGGAGCAGACACgattaaaatgaaaatggtAATCTAACTACAAGTATCTAGCTAGTGTAGTATTCTCACAAGCTAAGCCTTCATTGCTTGAACTTTGATCCTACTGGTTGAAGAGGAGACGATTTCCATCGCTGAAGGCACACAAACTAACAGATTCAACTAGATAATATGCTTACTACTCAGTGGTAATACAGATTCAAACTGCTATTATTGAATTCTTAGAGATTGTTTTCATTAAATATTAATCAAATCAAGAAAATGGACAAGATACCTCATGGATGCACCAATTATCATCAAGTGCAGAAGCCGAGCTCTCAGTCTCAAACTGGACTTTCAGTAGGACTGCTTTCATTTGTTGTTACAGTATCTCCTTTAGAAATCTTGCTAGCGCCTAGTAGACACCATTTCATTTCTTCTACAACCCCCCGATTTGCAACCATCAGTGAGCTGGAAATCTCTATGTCGTACTAACTTCCTTCAAACAATCATCATATATCTTCTTTAGCCATCAACCTTTGTAGCACCTCCAAGTGTGTGAGCCTAGCCCTCGGACTGGGACTTTGAGTTCAGAACTTGGTTTATGTTGTTACAGTGACTCCTGTACAAATCTCAATAGCAAACACCATTACATTTCCAACTCTTGATAACTCCCCTCATTAAATTCATCGATCATCAAATGCCTTCTTTAACCAACAATTTTTGCAAACATTTACCAAATTTTGCCCCTTCTTTCATTCATAGCACTTCCTCTCACGAAGCCACCAGAGGTTTCAATTCGGCTACTGCCagcaactttcttaaatccccTCTTCGCCAATCTCTCTCTTACACTCTCGGCTTCCTCCCACCTACCAGCTTTTGAATATAAATTTGCCATAACAATGTAATTTGTTGGGTTTTCAGGCTCCAATTCGAATAAATGCTCACAGACAAACTCAGCAAGCTCAACCTCACCAGCCTCTGAAGCTCCACTAAGCAGAGCACCCCAGACCTGAGCCGTAGGTTCACTAGGCATTTTCTTTACAAAATCTACTGCTTCAGACAGCTTACCTACTCGGCTCAGGCATGCAACCACACAAGCATAATGATTGGGCAAAGGCTGAATTCCATACTTTGGCAGCAAAGAACCAAATATCTCACGAGCTTCGTCCACTAGCCCAGCATGAGCACAAGCAGCCAAAATGGCAGTAAATGTGATAGCATCAGGATTTATCTTGCTATTTAACATCTCCTCGAATAGACTAAGTGCCGAGCTAGCATCTCCATGAGCTGCATAGGATGAGATTATTGCAGTCCAAACTATCACACTCCTATCCTGTGCAAGATCAAATATTTTCTGTGCTCCCCTCAGAAATCCAAGTTTGGCATATACATCTACCATTGCAGTAAACACATAGATATTCGTATGGTAATTGTTTTTAATAGCATAAGCATGGACTTCTTTTCCCCCTTTCAAATGTGAGACAAATGGAATAGCTGGAAGTATACTCGACAAAGTCACAGCATTAGGCTTGAAACCAGAACCTTGCATTTCACGAACTAGATCTAAAACTCTATCATGCTGATTATTCTGAACACTACCCGAAATAACTGCATTCCAAGCATTCAATCCCGGATTCCACATTCCCCTAAATATGTTCATAGCTTCCTCAACGAACCCATGAACCATGTAGGAAGATATAATTGTTCCATAAGTTATCTCATCCTTCTCACTCATCTCCTCAAAAAGCTGCCTAGCATAATCCAAGCTACCGCATTTAGCATAAACCCCAATGATCGAGTTACAAAGTGAAAGATCCATTTCAACCTCATTTTCAATCAAATACTGATGCACTGCCATCCCTGTTATAAGATCACTCGACTGCGCACACGCCTGCAAAACGCTCACTGCAGTAACCGCATCGGGCCTTACAGCTTCCGAATCCAGCATTCTTTTATACAAACCCTTGCATTCCTCAAAGAACCCACCTTGCGAGTACCCCGAGATCATCGAATTCCAAGAGACCAAGTCCCTCTCGGGCATTTCATTAAACAAGCTCCTCGCCGAAGCCACATCACCACACCTTGAGTAGTAAGTCACCAAACCATTCCCTACGAAAACATCCCAATCAAACCCACATTTAACAACATAACAATGAACCATCCGAGCCGGAAGAGGCCCGTCCAAGGCCACCTCTGACATCGACTTCAACACGCAACTCAATGTAAAACTATCCGGCCTGACATCCGCCAAATCCAAACGATCGTGAGGCCCTTGTCGAGACAACAAGGAGGCAAAGAGATCCAGCGTGTGAGCGTGGTGGTTGTGCACGGTGCAGGCGATGAGAAGGGCGTTGTAGGCGAAGGTGTTCTTCTGCGGAATTTGGTCGAACACATGGCGTGCGCGGGAAATCTGGCGGGTCTTTGAGTAGAAAGCAATGAGCTTGGAGGCGAGGAAGTTGtcggcggtggtggaggtgagGATGAGGCGGGCGTGGAGCTGCTCGGCCTGGCGCGGGAGGCGGAGGTCGGTGCAGCGCTGGATGAGGCGGCCGTAGAGAGTGTAGTTGATGTGGTAGCCATATAGGCGGGGGGATGGCACTGCCACTGTCACTGTCATTCAAATTCTAGTGAATTCAAATTTCCAACCCAATAATATTTCTCTTTCAATTTTCGAAAGGAATTACAGCAATTCAATTTAAATCATCACTCTCAAAATGCCCATGACCAAATAACACAAGAATAAGAGTCAATGGAGCGGACTGCTATACGTATTTTATTTGGCGTGAAATTCactcaattaaattaatttttatatttaccATTGATTTTCAGCATTTCCAATTATCCCAATATCGTTTTTCCCTCCTTTGTCGTGGCAAATTCATCATTGGCTAATTGACGAAAATTTTTAGTACCAAATATGTCATTCCTTAAAAGCAATCACAATAGGCGCGCCAATCGGTGCCCCCATCGGGAGAGCCAAACGGCGGCGAACGGCAGCCGCCGCTACCCCGAGTACCGAACGCCGATCAGCGCCTATTGCGTGTTGAACGGACGCTGATctccaatttcatttttttattcttttaattaatcatgtgttgttttctttatattttttttctgaaatttatTTCGTTTTGTTGTTTTACACTTCCTCCATCcaccaaaaatagaaacttccgaaacgacacaggttttaatgtaaaatttgtaaaatgacAGAGATTGAAAGAATAGtgtgttagtgaaaaatgagtcTCGTCTCAGAAAGAGAAACTTCCTTAAGTAGaaagttttcatttttaagGGACAGACCTAAAAGAAactcttttctattttaggCAGCGGACGAAGGGGGCGGCTGTGAGATAAGCTCTCCTTACTGTGAATGGTCTAAACTCCTCAAGGAAAATTTGGATGCATTTTGTGGTTGGTACACCAGCAGTACAACAACTAATCTATCATCCAACGACCTTAAAAAACAATTGTGTGCTTGAACCATAAATCCACAAGCTTAGGAATTAATTTTGGTGATGGAAAAAAAACATTCAACTGAGAGAGCACAACAATCAAATACACAAGTTTGTTGTTTGTATATTATTCATgaatgaaaacaaaaacaaaaacaaaaaacctCTCTGGCTAATCAACGAACACATTGTGCAGAAGCGAGAAAAAACATATGCTTCAAAattgttattgaaattttatatCAACTGAATGATAAGTCCGCTTTAAACCCAAAACTAAGAGGGGttacataaaaataatttcaaactCATCATTCACATTGAATTTGGGAATTAAATATATCAAACGAGTgtctaaaatataaataagtatTGCACAATTATCAATAGTATAAACATAGTATTATCAAACTAACTGTGGACAAGAACATATATTCAAAAGACAtgagttttgactcaaaactagGGAGTTATATCCGCAATTAACAGATAGGGTCGGtcaatttacataaaaaaatgatCATTCCCACTAAGTATAAACCAAGAAACAAGAGCTAAAGTAAAAGTAATATGTATTGCATAGTCATAAGTAGCATAAACAAGAAAAAGTATTGAAGGCAACACCAATGATAGCTTAGACAGGATCACTCAATTTCAAATTGAGTTTGGAA
This sequence is a window from Salvia splendens isolate huo1 chromosome 14, SspV2, whole genome shotgun sequence. Protein-coding genes within it:
- the LOC121763358 gene encoding pentatricopeptide repeat-containing protein At2g37310: MTVTVAVPSPRLYGYHINYTLYGRLIQRCTDLRLPRQAEQLHARLILTSTTADNFLASKLIAFYSKTRQISRARHVFDQIPQKNTFAYNALLIACTVHNHHAHTLDLFASLLSRQGPHDRLDLADVRPDSFTLSCVLKSMSEVALDGPLPARMVHCYVVKCGFDWDVFVGNGLVTYYSRCGDVASARSLFNEMPERDLVSWNSMISGYSQGGFFEECKGLYKRMLDSEAVRPDAVTAVSVLQACAQSSDLITGMAVHQYLIENEVEMDLSLCNSIIGVYAKCGSLDYARQLFEEMSEKDEITYGTIISSYMVHGFVEEAMNIFRGMWNPGLNAWNAVISGSVQNNQHDRVLDLVREMQGSGFKPNAVTLSSILPAIPFVSHLKGGKEVHAYAIKNNYHTNIYVFTAMVDVYAKLGFLRGAQKIFDLAQDRSVIVWTAIISSYAAHGDASSALSLFEEMLNSKINPDAITFTAILAACAHAGLVDEAREIFGSLLPKYGIQPLPNHYACVVACLSRVGKLSEAVDFVKKMPSEPTAQVWGALLSGASEAGEVELAEFVCEHLFELEPENPTNYIVMANLYSKAGRWEEAESVRERLAKRGFKKVAGSSRIETSGGFVRGSAMNERRGKIW